Part of the Lytechinus variegatus isolate NC3 chromosome 16, Lvar_3.0, whole genome shotgun sequence genome, GCCTCCCTTTTCACAAACCAACAGCccccccatacacacacacacccacacacgtaAACACACCCTGATAATCATGCACcctaaaaaaacacacacacgcaccaaCTCTATTTCCATGCCACCTCAACTCTCCTTCTCTCCTCCCaatacaaccccccccccacctttctttctctctctctctttctgtcatGTATGATGGAGTTGTGGTCTTCACATGATTCACAAAGACGAAGGTTTTACGAACAATTGTAATAATTTATTAATAATCCAATGCATACATCATGTTTAAATACGTCATACAAATACAAACACTCGTGTATTGCTTTGCAATGAATATCAATTTACCGACGATGAGCAGGGTTTTACTAATATATTCAAATCTTACGTCTACTTCAACGAAGAAAACCTAGTTTGTAACAAGCTAAACGAAcgttatttccccctttttgttCATCACTTGAAAATCCATAGGAACGCCCCTTGTACTCCTTTTCCCCGCCGCCCCGAGTCCGGAATAGCTCATTACAAGTTTCTCACTTTATTAAAATCCGTAACATTTGAATATATTAATAAAGTGATTTATTGTCGTCTGATATAATATACTACATGATATAAGGAAATTTGATAATGGTATAGTGTATAGTGGAGTATAATTCCACTTACAGAGTACGAGATTTGCATACCCATGATACCTGAACCCCGCCATCCGGGAATTTACTGCCATTACACCGCAATGTTTCGTCGCATTCCATCttatatcacttttttttagaaCGCACGTTTCGGAGAGCGAATATATAAAATGCTTTGACACACATAAAATTGAGTTTGTTGGATTGATAGCTTCTGTTGATTTATTAAGAATCAAACTCTAGTCTCAAGTGCTCGTCACtgttttggtgaaaaaaaaaaagttgcgattgattgatAAGTCATATGCAAAGTTCTCTCCCTCTTCTCTTTGAATACAGAATAAATCAAGGAAATCATAATTAGAGATAACATAATATTTGGCCGAAAACTActtcataaatatataaatcttGCATCAGACAATTGGCAGAATCGAGCTAAATAATGTGTTTACACATCTATATCAGAGATAATTATCTAACTGGAAAAATAAGAATGCATGATCAAATTGCGTGAATGTGTGTGTTCTTTTTTTCCTCCAGAAGTGGATGAGGCTTGCATGAACAGATAAACTTACAAAATTACTGTTCTGTTCTTTTCAAATTTCCGACATGTTCATCTCTGAAATGATTAGAAGCTTATAACattaaaagatatgaaaaacATGCAtagaatataatgataatgaacacACCCTTTTGGTTTATGGTTTTGGTCATGATTATATTAATATTGCACGCTACAATAATAACTCTAGATTTGTGTTGAAATCAATACCCCAGTAATTTACTATTCTATCTACATTTTCGgaaagcatatacatgtatgcttctGAATGCACTACACTAAAACAAATCTTATCTCATACATAATTATACTGGGTATACAAATCATAAAGATGGCGCCCTTGCCCATGTTAGCCCACAACACCAATTTTAGAAATGTACAACGCATACCAGGGCCAGTTTCACACAGATTTACATCTTGTAACTTTTCCATGATAGTAACTTCCAAGaatccttgattgtgattggctgctgaacgccgttaccatggtaactgccATAATCGCAAAGTTACtataactctttatgaaaaggGTTCCAGAAGAAGTGTGAGAGGCCTGGAGTCATCTGGCATGAGCATGTCAAAGCAAATGTTTACATCAGACCACACAAAAGTTATAGTTAGCAATCTGCGACGCAcaagaaataattaaatcaaaatattatatgtatataggcctaccagaGGCCGCGGAACCGAGGGGGTAGGGACGtgcttcaccccccccccccttcaataaACGTGTATAAAAGTGTCAtgtgattatgtttttttttgcatagttaacccccccccccacgcctGCGCACTTTCAGAACCATTccaacgcccccccccccatatataTAACAATATACTAATGTGGCACTATGGTAGAATGTCCACAATAGATCtatatataaacaaaagaaTTCCTGCTGTTATAGCAAGCAGTTCACACCATCATGAACTATTAAATAGATTTATGATCTCCTTTATCTCGTTTACTCTGTTTATGCATCAACGTTGACAATAATattcaaatgataataatctaACTAGCTACAGGgaaatcattataaaaaaattgacatacacagtaaaaaaagggggaaacatGTTAGCCATGGGTTCATACTTATAAGTACACATGTAAGTATAAATGTTAGATAATGTATGCAAATTATGACAATCAATTCAGAGACACACTCAGCAATAGACTAAAAATCAATTCTTAAATACAGTAATCATAAGAACATAATCAAAATTATTCTGATAAACGACTCTGAGCTCCCATTTTCTTTGAAACATTTAAAGTTTTAGTCTAGATACCATTTGGTCCGCAGTTACCAAGAACATTGCGCACAACTGTCTGAGGAATATCGTAACTGAACgacaataattgaaatgaaatcttaTTTGGTTAAATGATGTTCGAGAAGAAAGTGCACATAAGTAGAACATGTTTTGGAAGATTCTGAACAAGTGAAGCTCAGGAGACATGtacaaatctttatttttcaaaaccaTCTTTACCTGGGGGCGCCGTGCGTAACACACATGTTAACGATTAAacgctaatttgaaagagaTTTTCTGACTGGATCCTTGTCAATCTACTAAGCAAAGCGCATATTCTTGATAGGCCATTGTAATTAGCggtcaatcgctaacctttgtgtcactcgaccctggtgggtgtttcataaagctgttcgtaagatacgaatgactttacgcacgactggtgaccccttCTTGTGCTAAATAATACATCCCTATGTCATTCATTTAGGACatgagaacatgttccagtcgttgtgcgtaaagttgtgcgtaactttacgagcagctttatgaaatactcaCCAGGTCATCCGTCTCCGTATGCGATGAAGCGCGCGCGAAAGATTCAAATTTTGTGAAGTCGATAGAATATGTCTATAAAACGtgtttttaaaacaaaacatgtttTACGCCAAATACTTTACGCAACAAACATGTTCTCTTTATTACCGTACTTGTTGATTCTTTTTAGTCAACATTTTCAAAGCATatctatgaaatattttcttcaccTTGTATGACTTCGTATGGCTACAATTGTATTCCAACCTCCATGATATGTTCCAAAATAGAAATGTTCAACATATAAGAATGTACAATGAATTTCCTAAGTTGCCTGACCATTCTTAAATTCATTTCTCAATAATGTGGGATTTACGATACACAATATATTCCTGTCTAGCGTTCCTCTTAATGATCCTCAAGCCTCTATCTTCAACTCTGattatctccctctctctcccaattcaactttctccctctttctctctctttcacacaTCTGTTTATATATCTTTTCATGGGTTCGTTATCCAAACTCCGCCTAAATCTTAATCTATCCTCCTGCTCTACAAACAGAAACACGAATGATTCAGTGAGCTACAGCGCCCTCATTAATGTATATCCAACGGATCTACGCAGATGAAGGACATAGTTGTCAGTCCGCTTAATACATCGTCTTTTTTCCAAACTGCAGCCAATGCTATCCGATATCTTTggtcctttataaaaaaaaatcggacaatcATGAGCCATAACGGAACAAAAGAACGAGCCCTGCTACTGCTTAGTGCTTTCGATCTCTGCTGCATTACTCAATTGCATATCGACACCTTCCAATTCTACAATCTCCTTGATACGAAAGAAATTCGACAAAAACGTCaagaaaaacatattttatacCTCGAACTCCACTTCCCCGGCTGAGTTCCGCCTGATGGCACCAAAATGTTGCGGGGAACGATTATATTTAAGTGAAGAATAGTCCCGACTCCCACCGTTGCCATGGTTATGATCACTCGTGCCAGCAGCACGAGATGGCACCGACGGTGGCACGTGACGATGGTTACTTCCATGATGACCGGATTGTTGATTAAGGTTCAGTGCGACTGGTATGCCGATACCGCTATCCGGTGTGGTCTGTGGATGCAAACTGGTGCGCTTCTTCTCCTCCGACTGAGAGGCTAAATACTTCATGGCCAGCcgcttttcaatttttctcttgTCGCGCAAGTAATATATGGCCCCGAGAATGATCAGGttaaggaggagaagaaaaccGCCAATAGCAATCACCATACTAAGTTCCACTAAGAAACCCTTCTTTTCCTGTTTATCCGTTTCTAACGCGTTCGATTCAGTCCACGACGAAGTAATATCCGCGCCCGGTACTCGGTTATCTATATCCGTGACAATCGGATCGGTTATTGGCGAAACAGCCGAAGTGACTGGCATCAACGCTGAAATCATGGGAGATGTCCCTTGCCCCGCTGGATTAATGATCTGCGGTCCTGGAAGGAAAGGATTGTTGTTGACTGTCGGTTCAAAGGCAAACTTTTGCTCTAGTCTAGGAACAAGATGTTCCCAAATGCTAATCTTGTGGACGCGGTAGAAATCTCTAACTTTAGGGTTAGCTGCAAGATAGATCATTTCCTCTGTGCCGACTCTGTACCGAGGCCAGTCATCCATAATCTCAAAGTTGAACTCGACGACGAAGTTCCGATGGAGATCAGTTGAACTTTGTCGTCTTGGATTGTTGGGATTTCTGTGGGCATGAGAGAAAAGCAGGAGTCAAATTTAAACATCATTAATGGATTATAATGCTTTGCCTTTTTGGAGTGTTACGTGTACTGATTTTGACTGGTTTCTAGgctttattatcattgttattgtcatCACTGCTTGGGGACTAAAATGACGAAACCTGCATATCCAACCACGCAACCTGCAGTTATGCGACGAGTGAGAAAGGTATACACTTTGCTGTGTTTGTCGGCAccttttgtcaaaaaaaaaaacattgacgaTGCCTGGATGATTGTAACGGGACTGTTTTCGATCCCTTTTCTAGATGTGGCTGCGTTCAAGGCAATGTGGAAGACTGGTGCCTTACCCCGGGACATACATTGAGCACTCGGTCCCTGAGACCATTTTGGATTCAGGCGATAATGATGGCGGTTTGTGCGACTAGTCACTTTGGATTtaaatagtaattataataataatcatcataataatgataatttttacaATGCGCTTGAGACATTACTTTTTTGGTATTGAAGCGCTTATAGATTTATTATAACCCCAGTCATTGGATTCAGTCAGTCATTCTCGCACACAAGGTATGCACATCCACAACCCCCTGTATCCTGCCAGGCGCCAATGAGGCGCATACATGCTGGACAGGCCACAATGACTTTCAAATCCTTCCGGGCACCGATTTAGCACTTGGGTGCAGAGTGACGAAAAGTGTGGATTAAGGCATTGGCAAAAGGTCGCTAAGCCGCAGTGGGATTCggacacacgaccctctgattacgaGGCGAGTGTCAGAACCACTAAACCAAGGTTCTTCCATTGattgagaaaaattcattatCAACGAAACTGACTCAAACCAACCGATCGTAtgtaattgaaaattgaataataacTTTGTTTGGTCTGAAGTCAGTTTCGCCAGTAGCCTATGCCATTATTATTCATGTGTCTGGGTCTTATTAAACCTACCCGAGAGTGAAGAGTGAATGTATTCATAGCGCAGACCAGTGCTTTAATTCCTGCCAAAAATATTATGCTTAAGGTGTTCTCGCTGTTCAGTCGGTAAATGTCGGTTCGTTTTGATGCATTACATATGCGAAACCGTCATGGCAAGTTTGGACCGGGATACCAATGCAATACCGCAGGATTGAACCGGGGTCAACCTTACTAGACCGGACAAGATCATTCGCGTAAAGTACGTGTCATCAATAATTCTGATCGTTCCATTATTGACAGTAGgtagttttcgcatttactacggggaaactctctacaacgcatcgatttctttgaaaatgcaattaaattCCCAATGGAGAGCtaagaggcttttgtcgaaagttggtggactgggacagcagatcatccgaaaatatgcaccggacgaacaattgcaattatgtcgttgtccagagtcaagagaatCCGTAGAGAGGACGTATTATCCATGGAAACAGACGGGATTTTACGAAACTAACGGGTAAAGGAAAACAATGTAAGATGTCATTATACTGATTGAATATTCCGTCTCTGTGATCTTTACATTCAGTCTGCCACATCGTacgttattatttttttgtggcaGCATACATGCAAAATAGCGCTGGTACTGTAAATAGAACGTGAATACGCGACCAAAGCGCGCTCTCTAAATTCTTTAGATTGCTACCAGGAGCCAAACCAAAATTAGATTGAAAGTCCCAATTCAATAGCTTTGGAATCCATTCATAGTCTCAATTTAATTTTGGATCGGTCCCCGACCACGATTTTATCGATCAATTCCAATCTAAGGAATATAGTGAATGGAGGCTATATCTCAAGTAACGGTTGATGCTTGCATTTTCTATTggttttcatttcatgtattttcatgAACATTCGAGTCCTGTTTCAAAATGTCCTCACTATTACCCTATTTTATACGTACCCAGATTTGGCGAAATTACTCCAGTAGTTCATTGTTGCCAGTGAAAGCGCAGCCTCGGCAGACGAAAAACTCTCTGGAAAGATCCCAACTGAAACATTCGAAACGGGAGCGCCGAAAACGTATGGGAGTTCTTCAAGATGAACTGCACCTGGAATTACAACAAGGGATTAGAAATTTATATGATTATCGATAGCAGAAGAGTACCCCGTTATTTTGTAAGGCCACGAGCGACATATCTTGTTGATGCATTTACATGCAATTGtttcatagctttcttattggGAGCATGTGTGAAACTGGTTGGGAAATGCATCCGCTCCTGCACATCTCGAAACGACTGCGTGTGTAACGTGTGTAAAGTCCCATAACATTTTCGTgatttatgataaatattttgttctcCAAAGGTCTCTTTCTTCATTTACCTGCAACACAGCCAGAATTTCAAAGAGAACCATATTCGCCATCAACCTCAAATTCATGACCCTATTATCTCGACCTCATTGAATTCTTAGAGTTGCTTGAAAGTGTTTTATTAAGACGTGATTTATTGTCAAGCGAAAGGAAAGGGACATCTTCGTCGAAGATGTCAGAAACATGCTCCGGCCAGGGAGAACGACAGATGTCTATGTTCTTACTTCTGAGTctatgacagaattgtcattcCAATACATCAAGTTTCGACAAAGCGTTCTTAAGCATCCTTTGTCACTATATTTTGATCTAAGATCCTCATGACGTCGCTGAGTGAAAATTCATGTTAGTCAATTATGCTACAGTCAAACATGAAAGCGACTCCAGACCGACaaactacactgttagaaaatttatccttaaaataaaagttcttgcagcagtctcgagaacactaatcttaccagattgagTAATCTTACATTTAAAATTACAGGAAGTTGGAATTTGGTGCATGGAACCTTATTAcaaattttcttaaataaaacacaaattttcccctttttaaacagacctgttctgttaaattgtagaaaaatacctgttttatgaattcatagaatgattctgttattgctttttgcaaaatctgtttttttttctgtaaaatcagtttttttaaacagtataatcagttttttttaaacagtataataataatagatcatCGGTCGGTTCTGAATCGGTttcattggtgtgactgtatAGCTTTGCGCAGTGGGGCGTTCATGCAATGGGGTCGATAATAAAGATTCCTAACCTGCCCATCGTGGATAAACACTCTTCTTGGGTCTGTGCGGGAACATGTAGAACCAAGCATCGAAGCCCGCCTCGTCCGCCATTTTGAGTGTGGTAATGCAGGGCGCCACCCAATGATGGTCCGTCAGGATGTCCTGGAGGCTGTTCTTGAGTTCGAAAGGATTGCCTTCGCCAGCTCCCCAGTCCGTGTACTCGTAGTAGATGACATCGCGAATGACGCTACTGGCAAAGATGCAATCC contains:
- the LOC121429486 gene encoding neuroligin-4, X-linked-like isoform X2, whose amino-acid sequence is MDPLAVMVYIHGDSYEEGTASMYDGSILASYGGVIVVTVNYRLGILGFLSTGDSAARGNYGLMDQIAALKWIHQNVAMFGGNPDRITLFGAGSGAASCGLLAFSNYTKGLIAGVIAESGSSIASWALSREPARFANLLAEKVGCEAETNLQMVECLRGLPYDALINVDIQSPLYMIAFAPVVDEDVIAADPTIMWGQLIAGERDIGRDDFSYLSGVVRNEGFMYIEPYITEPLVDGKLLLEDFEDILDGFMQNNFGGNMKASVIRDVIYYEYTDWGAGEGNPFELKNSLQDILTDHHWVAPCITTLKMADEAGFDAWFYMFPHRPKKSVYPRWAGAVHLEELPYVFGAPVSNVSVGIFPESFSSAEAALSLATMNYWSNFAKSGNPNNPRRQSSTDLHRNFVVEFNFEIMDDWPRYRVGTEEMIYLAANPKVRDFYRVHKISIWEHLVPRLEQKFAFEPTVNNNPFLPGPQIINPAGQGTSPMISALMPVTSAVSPITDPIVTDIDNRVPGADITSSWTESNALETDKQEKKGFLVELSMVIAIGGFLLLLNLIILGAIYYLRDKRKIEKRLAMKYLASQSEEKKRTSLHPQTTPDSGIGIPVALNLNQQSGHHGSNHRHVPPSVPSRAAGTSDHNHGNGGSRDYSSLKYNRSPQHFGAIRRNSAGEVEFEV
- the LOC121429486 gene encoding neuroligin-4, X-linked-like isoform X1; amino-acid sequence: MDPLAVMVYIHGDSYEEGTASMYDGSILASYGGVIVVTVNYRLGILGFLSTGDSAARGNYGLMDQIAALKWIHQNVAMFGGNPDRITLFGAGSGAASCGLLAFSNYTKGLIAGVIAESGSSIASWALSREPARFANLLAEKVGCEAETNLQMVECLRGLPYDALINVDIQSPLYMIAFAPVVDEDVIAADPTIMWGQLIAGERDIGRDDFSYLSGVVRNEGFMYIEPYITEPLVDGKLLLEDFEDILDGFMQNNFGGNMKASSVIRDVIYYEYTDWGAGEGNPFELKNSLQDILTDHHWVAPCITTLKMADEAGFDAWFYMFPHRPKKSVYPRWAGAVHLEELPYVFGAPVSNVSVGIFPESFSSAEAALSLATMNYWSNFAKSGNPNNPRRQSSTDLHRNFVVEFNFEIMDDWPRYRVGTEEMIYLAANPKVRDFYRVHKISIWEHLVPRLEQKFAFEPTVNNNPFLPGPQIINPAGQGTSPMISALMPVTSAVSPITDPIVTDIDNRVPGADITSSWTESNALETDKQEKKGFLVELSMVIAIGGFLLLLNLIILGAIYYLRDKRKIEKRLAMKYLASQSEEKKRTSLHPQTTPDSGIGIPVALNLNQQSGHHGSNHRHVPPSVPSRAAGTSDHNHGNGGSRDYSSLKYNRSPQHFGAIRRNSAGEVEFEV